The genomic stretch CGGGATATGTAAATGTTTGCATATCCGGCTTTCTCCGGCCATCAGTTCAATCAACTCATCAGTAATTTCACGGGGCTCTATTGATGAGAGCCTGATGCGCTTTATACCTGTCTCAGACAATATCCTTCTAATCACAGCAGGCAATGATGTCCCTGGAAAGAGGTCCCGTCCATAGCCGCCAAGATGCACGCCGCTCAGCACAATCTCCATGTAATTCTTCCTCCACAACAATGCCGCCTGCTGAATCAGCTCATCAGGAGAAAGACTGCGGCTTACCCCTCTTGCAAATGGCACTATGCAATATGAACACCTGCTGTTGCAGCCATCCTGAATCTTAAGAATTGCACGGGACCTGCCCTGAAACCCATTAATGGCTGACATGTGCATGGATTTGGTTTCGAGGATGTCGCTTACATGAATATCGCTGCTCCTGCCTGATGACGAACCGGGATCATGTCCCAGATAATCCTTTAATATTACTTTCTCATTATTTCCAAGGACAGATGAAACACCCGGTATTTCCGCAACCTCCTGCGGGTTTGTCTGTGCATAGCATCCTGTTACAACAATACGTGCATTCCTGTTCCTCTTCAATGCCCGTCTGACCTGGCGCCTCGACTCAGAATCACTCTTGCCTGTAACAGTGCATGTATTTATAACATATATGTCTGCCTCATCATCAAAAGATACGACACTGTACTCATCACCCTCCGTTACAGAAGACTTCATTACGGCTGTGTCATACTGATTTATCTTACACCCCAGCGTTGAAAAGGCAATTCTTGGCATTTACGCTCACCCAAAAATGGGGACAGACTTATTTTTCTGCCGGCCCCTTATCCTTGCAGAAAAATCTCCTCCAGATATACAATATTGTAACAGCTGCTATTGCCCCGGTTCCGTCTGCGACAATGT from Nitrospirota bacterium encodes the following:
- the mtaB gene encoding tRNA (N(6)-L-threonylcarbamoyladenosine(37)-C(2))-methylthiotransferase MtaB, which translates into the protein MPRIAFSTLGCKINQYDTAVMKSSVTEGDEYSVVSFDDEADIYVINTCTVTGKSDSESRRQVRRALKRNRNARIVVTGCYAQTNPQEVAEIPGVSSVLGNNEKVILKDYLGHDPGSSSGRSSDIHVSDILETKSMHMSAINGFQGRSRAILKIQDGCNSRCSYCIVPFARGVSRSLSPDELIQQAALLWRKNYMEIVLSGVHLGGYGRDLFPGTSLPAVIRRILSETGIKRIRLSSIEPREITDELIELMAGESRICKHLHIPLQSGDNYILRSMNRNYDSWFYEDLIAKIRDKIHDAGIGCDVMAGYPGEEDRHFENTYRLIERLPLTYLHVFAYSPREGTSAFRNGETVTGDVKAERSEILRRLGEDKNMMFKKAHIGRIVDVLVEDDRDDMSGMMKGYTGNYLRVLIKGGRSAMTEVEGVTNRIVSVKVTGIKGSSLSGSLRG